In Zygosaccharomyces rouxii strain CBS732 chromosome E complete sequence, the DNA window AAAGATGTCCaatcaccatcttcattaatgaaaagaCGTAGTAAAGCACTTATGCATTCAATTAGAAGCCCACAACCGTTGTGATTAACGTTGTCGATAACTTCGTCGGACGCTGGATCATCTTTGGCGATGTAATGACGAACTCTTTCCGTGTCCCTCTGCTTTATAAATTCACGTATTTTTGGATTTCGTTGCCAGTcactttcattttctgcGAACGAAGATTCACCGTGTTGATCTAAGAGCTCCACGTATACTATTTCACCTTTCAATTCACTTGGATCGGTGCATTTTAAAGATGTTATCAATTGGtccaaattgaaatatgaCAGACACATTTTGGGGGCAAAAGTACTTAAAAACTGGAACACCTGTAAAAGTTTTTGGGTCTCGCGGAATGGCttgaaagatgaattgTTCCTGTTAACTGGTACACTTTCCAAAAGGTTATTGTAATGGTataaattttcaaaaacatgCGGAGGTCCCTGATATGGTAACACTAGATCTTCTACAATGCTTGTAATGACATTCACTTGAGCAGTATTTTCTTGTGCCAAAGAATCCtctctttcctcttcagctgtccttttccttttagatgatgcttcttcttcatgttTGAGCCTTTGCTCctcttcaattcttttattttcctcttcttcaccttgtAAATACtcaacttcatcttctcttTTACGCTTACCCTTGGAAGCATCTTGCTTCACTACGGGTTCCTCGTCCTTGTATTTCAACATCTCAGGAGGCCAATCCATAGTTAAACCATACATCGGCAGATATTCTTCCTTGACTGCCCAAGGTGCCCCCATCTTCGTGGAAGCTCTTCTCAAAGTAATCTTACAAAAGCATTTAATAAGGTGTTTGGTAAATGTTGTACGATCCCTGTATAGTTGTGATTGATCAGCAATTAATGATTTACTGCCTTGGGTTTCTTCTATAAGCATGTATTTGGAATGAGCAGGTGTGATAACTTCTCCCGTGTTTGGATCCTTTGATGCATTGAATTGAGCCTTTTCTTTGATGATATAAGGTCTTTGATATTGAATATGTGTAGAATCACCATTCTCCTTGTTAGCCCCATCATCAGGTTGCGGAGAAGGTTGAGATGGAGTTGCTGATAGTTCCTTATTGTTCTTGCGCAGATATACAACTTCACCGGGGaagaaatcatttttaaacTTTGCGTAAACTTGCTCCACTAGAGCATCTAATCTCTTAATTCCGTTAAAATGCAAAAATCTAGAAACCGGCTCTCTCAATTTTAATGggaatctttcttcaacataTCTAAACTCTGTCTCTTCGCTGTCCAATGCTTGGAAAAACGTTAAGCATGAAGTTCCAGTAATCTCACAAGTGAAATGGTGACGAGTGTAGAAATccaatctttccaaatattcttcataCGTAATGAACCATTCACCAGTCTCGTCAATATGCCAAACGTAAATGTTCAAATCTGTCGGTAAAGGCCTGGGATCAGGTAGCATTATCGGTTTTCTCTTGTACAACACCATCTTaattgtattattattattattgttattgttattattcAAAAGTACCGAAAAAGATGGTAACGATATAATAAGTCAGATCAATCAATTTTCCTTAAAGCTTAACACTCTATATGTGATCTATGTCAATTTCCACATCCAATCTCATCCGAGGATCCAACTACCTTGTGTATCTACCTATTCAATTACgtgaaagagaaagtttattttccttcggttcttcctttttttctatatacatatatatatatatatatctgTATATATGAATGTATATACAGatatttaaaaaaaaaaaaaaaaattccagTAAAAGAGGGCaccaataataaaaattaaGAACTGGCGAAATACCACTGACAATTATTGTACTattttttacaattttGTGTTAAATTCccgaaatttttcactacTTGGACTCTTGATCTCGAAAGAAATGGCTCTACCACTATCTTAGCTTGAAAATTACACTTAAACTGGCTTCAAAATACCGAATTCTCCCCTCTTAGCAACAAAACTCGTCGATTGATCCTTATTATGCACTGTCTGTACCTTTGATTCTCTACACAGTAACAATTATTAGGGCTTCATCGCTACTTTTTTAGGGCTTTGTAATATTTcaatatgaaaaattttcctcatctcatctcatctcatctcatctcatcgaaAAAGTGACAATATTATAATCAGATATTGCAACTGTAGAACTGCTTGAAGCCTTCTCCCAGTGACATTAGACCAAGATGTCGACGATGGAACAGTCTAATAAGGAGCATCGTCAAAGAAAGGAGAAGAATACggcaaagaagaagctgcATACGCAGGGTCATAATGCTAAGGCCTTCGCAGTTGCCGCTCCTGGTAAGATGGCTAGGACCATGCAGAGGTCCAGCGATGTGAATGAGAGGAAATTGCACGTCCCCATGGTAGATCGTACACCTGAAGATGACCCCCCACCAGTTATCGTAGCCGTTGTAGGGCCTCctggtactggtaaaaCTGTTCTAATCAGATCGTTAGTTAGGAGACTTACTAAGACCGCATTGAGTGAGCTGAACGGTCCTATCACAGTTGTTTCCGGTAAACGTAGAAGGCTAACGTTTATAGAGTGTCCAGCGGATGATTTAAATGCGATGATGGATTTGGCTAAGATTGCAGATTTAGTATTAATGATGATAGACGGTAATTTTGGGTTTGAGATGGAAACGATGGAATTTCTGAATATCGCTCAGCAACATGGTATGCCTCGTGTGCTTGGTGTTGTAACCCATTtggatcttttcaaatcgCAGTCTACTATGAGAGCTGCtaagaaaagattaaagcATAGATTTTGGACTGAAGTTTATCAAGGTGCTAAACTTTTCTACTTATCAGGTGTGGTTAACGGTAGGTACCCAGACCGTGAAATATTGAATTTGTCCAGATTTATTTCAGTTATGAAATTTAGACCTTTGAAATGGAGGAATGAGCATCCATATATGTTAGCAGACCGTATAACGGATTTAACCCACCCTGAAATAATCCACTCTCAAGGTACAAAAGTGGATCGTAAAGTTGCATTATATGGATATTTGCATGGTACAGCCCTGCCGGCAGACCCAGGTACTAAGGTTCACATTGCAGGTGTAGGTGATTTATCAATAGGGCAAGTGGAGAAATTGCCAGATCCATGTCCTACACCTTACTATCAACAGAAGATTGATGAATACGAAAgggagaaattgaaaagtgaAGGTGGTACAACTGGAACTACAACTAGAAGGCGTAAGAGATTGGACGACAAGGATAAGTTGATTTATGCCCCCATGTCTGATGTAGGCGGTGTGTTAATGGATAAAGACGCAGTCTATATTGATGTCGGTAAGAAGAATGAAGGCCCTAGTTTTGTACCAGGTCAAGAGaaaggtgaaggtgaaaggCTCGTTACAAGTCTACAATCAGCGGATAAAAATTACGCGGAGAGATTCGACGGTGTTGGATTACAGCTTTTCTCAAATGGTACTGAATACCATGCGCCGGAAGAGGGTTCTAGcgatgaagatgctgatgctgatgaGTCTGACAAAGAAGTTGCGGACAGCGGTAGATCATCTTTGAGACATGCTAAGACACATGGTAAATCCGTCCAAGATGTAGATAGAGAAGTGGACGAATTACCAAgtgatgaggatgaggaagatATGGAAGAAGGTTCAGAGGATGAAATGCCAAAATCTAgattggaagaaatcgaTTTCGATCGTGATTTAGAAGGTGATGGACatagtgaaaaattggccaTGGAATCAGATTCGGAATTCGAGTTAAGTGAACCTGAAGGCGAAAGCTGGGAAGTTTCTACCGCTAGTAAACTCAAGGGAAGTCAGAATCGTCGGAGGAAGTGGGatattggtaaattgatCTACATGGATAATATTCCACCAAGAGAGTGTTTAAAAAGATGGAGAAATGAAGATGTAGgtgacgaagaagaagaaggaagcGATATCGAACAAGACGAAGGTGAAGGtttcttcaagaagaaCGATGGTTCTTTTTCCAAGGCGCATGATTATGAAGGTGATCTAGAAAGGTTTTCTCCATATTTTGacaagattgaaaaattgatggaaAAATGGTCCTCTCTCGactctttgaaagatagaTTCATTGGTGTACCTAAGCCAGAGGACTCAAAAGAGGATGGAGtttctgatgaagagggtaaagatgaagaagtcTATGgagattttgaagacttGGAAGgtcaagaagaacaaccaTCTGAAAGTGATGGAGATGAAGGAGAACATGACAGTGAAGAAGACAGCGAGGACAATGAGTCTCAGGGTGGAGATCCTTCAGAAAACGAAAGCGAAGATTCATTTGctgattttgaaaaggaagagcAGAAAGATAATGGAGGTCAAAACAACAATCTTTCCGTTGAAGAAGAGCGTCAGCAAAATATGGCTAAGAAGGAGAAGCTGcgttttcaatttgaaatggaagaagGTGACAACTTCAAAGAGGATGATCCAGAGAATGAATATGACACCTGGTATGAGCTTCAAAAGGCTAAAATTGCTAAGCAATTAGAGATTAACAATGCGGAATTGGAGAACATGCCAGTTGAACAACGTCACAGGTTTGAAGGTTATAAGGCTGGTTCTTACGTTAGGATTGTATTCGAAAATGTACCAATGGAATTCATCGAGAATTTCGATTCGAGAGTCCCTATCATCATGGGTGGCTTGCTACCTACggaattgaaatttggCATTATTAACGCCAGAATTAGAAGACACCGTTGGCACAGAAAGATCTTAAAAACTAATGATCCATTAGTCTTGTCCCTGGGCTGGAGAAGATTCCAAACTTTACCCGTTTACACGACGACGGACTCGAGAACAAGAAATAGAATGTTAAAGTATACTCCAGAACATACTTACTGTTTCGCCAGTTTCTATGGACCCCTCTGCTCTCCTAATACACCTTTCTGTGGTGTTCAAGTGGTCGCCAACAGTGAAACTGGAGGTGGTTTTAGAATCGCTGCCACTGGTATGGTTGAGGAAATTGATGCCAATGTAGAAATtgtgaagaaattaaaactTGTTGGTTTCCCAAGTAAAGTATTCAAGAATACTGCTTTCATCAAGGACATGTTTTCCAGTGCCATGGAAATTGCCCGGTTCGAAGGTGCCCAGATCAAGACCGTCTCTGGTATTCGTGGTGAGATCAAAAGGGCACTGTCTAAGCCAGAAGGTCATTTTAGAGCTACTTTCGAAGATAAAATTCTCATGAGTGATATTGTGATTTTAAGATCATGGTATCCCGTTCATGTTAAGAGGTTTTACAATCCAGTGACTTCGTTattattgaaatcaaagaatgaaTGGAAGGGTATGAGACTCACTGGTAAGATTAGAGCCGatcaaggaattgaaacaCCAGCTAACCCAGATAGTAATTACCAGAAAGTGGAACGTGTAGAGAGGAAATTTAATGGTCTCAAGGTGCCTAAGGCAATTCAAAAGGACTTACCTTTCAAGTCTCAAGTTCATCAAATGAAGCCgcaaaagaagaaaacttACATGGCTAAAAGAGCTGTGGTTCTCGGtggagaagaaaagaaggcaCGTACATTGATGCAACAGGTTTACACGCTCTCGAGAagtaaagatgaaaagaagaaggccAAGAAACAGGATGAACGTAAGGAAAggttgaaaagattggctaaagctgaagaagaaaaagtcCAAAGAgacaagaggaagaagaaagagtaTTTCACAACTCAAGGTAAGAAAAGATCTGGTGGAGAAACTGAAGGCGGTAGTTcaaagaagaggaaataataacagtgaatgtatatatatgtgcATATATCAAAGatagaaaaaataaaaatatgatTTACTTCTTTCGTTAAATTATATTAGATGTACTGGGATAACCATTGGAATGCATCAGCGTAACCGTCTCTCATAACGACGGAACACATAAACACTTCCACAGGTCTTTGGCCTTCGACTCTGACATCACCAGTAGTGCTCATCAATCCTAGGGCAGAACGCAATTCTGCTTCAGAAACAGCATTTGCTGAATCGATCTTGTTACCCAAAATGACGAATGGAACGTTTCTTAATTCTGCAATGTTGAAAAGAGCATCTAATTCAACACGAGCTTCGCCAAATCTTTCAGGATCAGCTGCATCCACTAGGAAAACAATACCATTCACTTCTGGGAAATAGTCTTTCCATAGACGACGTGCTTGAACGTGACCACCAAGATCGAAAGTCGTGAATTTGACGTTACCAATGGCTAATTCTTCAGAGGTTGGGTGCCATGTAGGTTGTAAAGTTGCCAATCTGtcatttttcaacataTGCAATAAAGTGGTCTTACCAGCATTATCCAAACCTAAAAACAAAAGTTTACCATGTTTGTTCCAAAGACCAAGAGAGGCCAAAACGTCTCTAACTGTATAATCACGATCCCATGTTAGTACTCAGTCAAAGCGATCAAAAtaacttcttttttttagaCTAGCTACATACACCACCCTAGCAAATCCCAAGCCATATCTTCTATTGATGGAAAACTGACTTAACGGCCAATTCTTGATAGAGAATATGTATTACCGGTTCATAATATGAACACGAAAGTCTATATAATTTTGTTGATCAGGATGCCGCAAgactttggaaaaaaaaaattatggAAGAATATAATCACGTGGGAGATTGGTATGGGGAGGGTAACACGTCGGAGTTGATACAGAGTAAGATCAATAGTATATTAACAGAATATTAAGAATAAATCGGATCAGATCAAGACTGGTTGGATTCGCAAGCCACAAGTTCATCTTTAATCTTGGCGGTAGCTGCTAGTCTTTCTCTTGTGACCATAAATTGTTCGTCTTTTAAGCAAGTCACTAGAGATATTTCTAGTCTGCTGAGAAGTCTCTTCGAAATTCCAcaaactttggaaaaatacTGGTGAGAATGTACATGGTCCTCCATTATTTTGGTGGCAATACGAACGCAGGCAATTACTAAACGATGAATCTGTGAATCTTGCAACCGGTGCCTCAGACATAGTTcaccattattatcatttctCATTAGACATAACGTTTGTAGGAGAAAGGCAGATGCCAAAAACACTGCTGGACTGTAGGTACATTTGGTTTGAATCCTTGTGATAAATTCTTGATAGGTTACCGTTGGCATGCTTTTCATAGAGAACTGATTAAAATCCCAATCACGAGGATTTGGAACATCTTGTTGATCTTGTGCTTGGGACATGTGCAATATGCAATTGATggtattttgaaaaatttcgataGCCTGTGAAGTTTCCATGGTCTCGCAATTTGTGATTGAAGAGATATTATCCTCATTTTCAGTCGTTTCCTTCTCTCCTTCCCGTTCATTGGCTCTTCGTACGTGCTGCAGAATCTGTTCGAATGACGGTATTCTTAGTTCATCTCTCCCAGAGTCCTGTGATAAGGGTGTCTTTTCCCAAGCTCGTTCAGAATCGGAAGATATACCGCTAACACTACTATTCAGGTTGATCTTGTCTTCGTCCATTTCGCTTTCACTCagttcaaaatttgagaCTGACCCAGAAGCCGTGGTTGCTGTGGTTGCTAGTGTCGTTTCACTACCGATTGATTTGTAGGGCATACCATCACTATCCATTAATTCTGATCTAAACATGTCGattttctccaaatttaGGGCCAGGTATTCATTAACCCGATTAGCATACTGTAATAGCTCTTCTACGTTTTTCTTACCCTTTGGGGAGTCTGATTGGCTTCTATTTCTACcgtcttcatcaccattgTTGTTTCTGTCATTGTCAAACCTAACCCTTTTATTAATACCGCTATTGCCACGACGAAATGATCTCCAGTCGTCGTTTAAAGCTGAGAAATTGTTAAAACGGTAAGGACTAGCTCTAATCGGTAGCTCAAAAGAATTCTCAacgtcatcatcatccaaatcgTTAATCGCAAatccatcttcatcatcctcttcaaTATCGCTGGCCTCAGATAATCCATCTGGGACGAATCCCGGCCGCTGAATCTTCTCGAAATTAAGTTCCATACTTGTTTAAATGGGGTATTCTTGTCCCTTTCCTTCCTTCTGTTCTGTATTGTGCTAGTTTATCTACCTTATGCTCTCGGTTTCTCCTGCAATATTTTGTcaatattggaaaaattggttacTGCTATATACTAATGCTATAGTAATAAGCAGTAGAGAAGAGGGAGACGGCCAAAATGGCAGCCAATGGAATTGGTCTacttcaaagatttactGAGAGGAGTAGTGAAATTCCCATGTCTTAAGCTAGTTTTCCGATAATAAATGTAACTACCCTTGGCAATTCGGCCGTTCTTGTTACGTATAAACACGACAATCAACGATTCCCCTGCCGAATGCCAAGATGATAAACAGCACAAGACTGCGGGGGAGATCTGCAATTCTGATTTGTACCAGATTCTCTAGAATTTTCACTTTATCTTACAAATATAGTATAAATGTGCTTAGTACAATCTGAAAGATGGACCCATAGTGGACTTGATCACTAGGGAACCAACGTTTTGCCAGTGCTTCTTTAGCAAGGAAACCAAGAAGTTAACGGCCATCAAGATTTGGTTGACCAAAGAGTCTTCGTTCATTTCGACGTTACCGACGGCAACAGCCAAACACaaaaccttcttcaattggaacTTGATGGTAGATCTAACATCGGTAACCTTACTGTACAAGTCATCGGTGTGAGAAACTGGAGTTGGGAACTTACCAGCCTTGGACAATTGAGGACCCAAAAGTCTTGGGACTTGCTTGATCAAAACTTCAGAAGCGACGAAAGCAGAGTATTTCTTAGCCAACTTCTTAATCaacttcttgttcttgttcaacttcttcaagTCTTCAACAGACATGGCATCAACACCGCAAGACTTAGCTCTGTCGACATCGAAAGCATCACCGAAGATACAGATGGACAAGTTTGGTCTTGGACATTCTGGCAACTTCAAAGTACCGGAGAAACGCTTGTCTCTTTGAGGGTCGTAGTTCTTCAAACCGACTTGCAATTCAACGGTTTCCAAGAAGTTTCTCTTCTTGGTTTCAGTGGAGTACTTCAACAACTCCTTGACGTTGTCTCTAATAATAGCAGAGTTAATCTTAGACATGGCTAACTATTAGAATATCCTTCAAAGTCTTCCAAAAAGATTTGGTGTTCCGTGGGGCTTGCGACTTCTAGAGATACCTGGAGATATAGGAAACAACCACTTCAAAAGATGCGTATGAACAAGCGACACTAGGTTGATAAACTTTTAAAAGAGATGCTCATCGTTGAAAACTTTCGTGTGACTGTTTTGCGTCGTTTGCGTCggtcttttctttgaactttgaaaaaaaaaaaaaatcaaaaaacATTACACCGAGGTGTATGGGTCTTAACATACACAGTGAATATACAGCATTAAGAGGCATCTCATCTTAACGTAAGCTAGCGAGTTAAATCCTCGGTATCTCAGTTTGATGTTTCAATAGCGGTTAAGTATGGGGATGTCGCAAGACCATGTGCATATCACGTGATTTTGGCGGCTATCTAGATTGTTTGTATTTCTGCGGCACAAGAAGTATAACCCTTCTTTCCTCACATCTTGAAAGCTGTAGATATTCTCTGAGACCccttgttgttgtttgaCTGCTTAGATGTCCCGTTACTATGGGAGTTACAttatgaaaaaaaaaaataaaatcaagctcatcgcttaCTTATATGTAAAGTGCTGGTTGAAGTAGTACGAGTTAAAGGGGAAAATTGTCCAGAACGTGTCCATTTAGATCTTCGAGGATGCTCTCCATCCATTCATTACGATTAAATTTGTGCTTTCGAGGAGTTTCACGACCTCTTGGTCATTTTAGGTTTAATTCTCAGGGTAGATGGCTAGATAGACAATCCAATGATCATTATACAAAGGAAGCTAAAGTGCAAGGACTGCGATCTAGAGCAGCCTTCAAATTAATGGAACTCGATGATAAATTCCATCTTTTCCAGGGGGATAAACATAAACATCAAAGAGTTTTAGATCTAGGTTTTGCTCCAGGTGCATGGTCTCAGGTTGCTCAAAGACGTATTGGACCTAATGGTATGGTTTTAGGAGTTGATATTCTCCCGTGTGAGCCCCCTAAAGGTGTACATTCCATCCAAGCCAATATACTCTCGAGGAAGACTCATGAATTGATAAGACTCTATTTCTCTAGACATTTCCAATTGTACAAATCTGATCATCTTCATGAGCATCACGGATATTTTCAACATAGATTAGAGGAACAATTGGGTCTTATTAAAAACACGGATGCGTACGATGAGATCTTTGATGTTGGATTATCCTCAGGTAAAGTGGACAGGTTCCCTATTGATACCATTATTAGTGATATGTATGAATGTTGGCCCCAGATAACTGGATATTGGAATAATCTTACTAATGCAGCTTATTACAGGATGGCAAATACATCAGGTGTTGCCATAAGGGATCATTATCAGTCAATCGATTTGGCAGATGCGGCTCTAGTGACGGCAATTGATTTGCTAAGACCTAGGGGAAATTTTGTTTGCAAGCTTTACACCGGTAAAGAGGATAAATTATTTGAGAAGAGATTAAGAAAAGTGTTCCAACGTGTTAATAGATTCAAACCAGCTTCATCTAGAGGTGAATCTAAAGAACTATATTTCATTGGACTTGGTAAGAAAGATCCTATCGATAAGCTGGATGTCTTTTCGGtgtgattttttttttctgattttcttgtttttaCAGTTTTCTATGGGTTTAGAAAGAGATATAAACGTATGTGAGTGACATTTGTATTATGATTGATTGGCAAATCTTTATCTACATCATTCCTTTTTGGATTCTTCCTTAGTCTCCGATGCCTCCTGAGTTGGAACCTCTGTTTgagattcttctttctctacTGGAGCCTCTGGTTTAGCAGCAGTAGGTTCCTGTGGTTCCTCAGTGGTCTGTGATTCCTTTGGTTGAGTATCTTCATTTACGACTTCTTCAGCTGCTTCCGCTGGAGAAGCTTGCTCAtctgtttcttctttacCAGATGGTGCAGAGTCTATGTCGATAAGAGGAGATGCGTTGGGTGCATTCTTTTCACTGAAGCAAATTCTATCGGCGATCGCAGTTTTTCCATCAGCTTTCAAACTTTCCTTCCATTTGGTAACAACGGAATTTACACCATCACTCTCAATACCGTATGTGACTGAAAGCAGAGCAGCTTCAGGGAATTTTCCTAGTTTTACCAACAAGTTTTTAGCGCTTTCCACATCACCCGCTATGAAATAGGCCTTGAAAGATAGGTTATATTTGCCCAAAGCTTCAGCATCCTTAGCAACCGATAGAAGGCCCTCAGTGttgttgaaagaagaatgcAGCAAGAACAAAGATTCTAAGTCATGTGCCTTCATGTAAGCTTCGCTAGCCAACTTGAAATTGTATTTTTGTAAACTAGCATCACCAAGTGACCTCCACCTCAGTTCactctcttcttcacccAAAATTTCATATGCTAGCGTTAGTTGACCAACCTTCAAAGCCAAATCGAATTTTTGGTCAGTGTCTGGAGAAGTCTTTAGAGCCTCTTCGTATAATTCCTGGCCTTCTAAAAATCTAGCGATCTTGGATAAAGTGTCCTTACTCTCTACATTAGGTAGGATGGTGTTCATAGCTTCCTCTAATTCACCTCTCAAAGTTAGAGTCTGGAATTCCAACAATTCTAAGGAAACATTATAACCGTAAGTGTGAATTTCTCTGTCAGCTAAGTACACTTTGTTGTCACGAACCAGGTAACCTAGCATGTACATTTCCTTGGTCAAATGAGCCAAGTTGTAAGTCTTACCGCCAACGAAATAGTTCAACCTGTTAGTGGATGTGGTACAAATGAAGACATCGCCAACCCACTTACCAGAAGTGATTGattcattcaattcatgcAAAACATCAAAGGCATCATCAACACCGTTGTCCTCATCTATTTCACCCTTGGTAACTGCTTCTTCGTAAACGTCTTTGTTGAAAGCTAAGGAGTAAGCACTAGCTTCATCGCCACGACCTTCTTCAGTGTTGAGTATCATGACGAGTTCACCATTGTCGGACCAAATAACGTCACGGGCATTGATATCGACCCTTCTAACGAGGTTACCGTTTTCCCaatcaaagaaataaataaaCCCATCAGATTTAGCACCGAGAAGACCACCACCGAATAATCTTTCTACACCATATTGCAAGGGAATTGACCAAGAAGTaacttctttgaaattcttgaaatatCTCACTTGCCCGGTTTCATCCACAATTGCATAACTGTTAGAGTCAGGACCCCATACAAAGCCATGGCATTTACCAAAAGATCTGTTTCTCCATGCCAGGGCTGTGTAAATAACATACTCACCATCACCGACAACGGCAACGAATCTACCATTAGGAGAGTGTACTAAACTTTGTGGGAAAACATCGACGGAACCTAATTCTTTAGTCTGTAAAAGCAATGGTTCGCTCTCTTCGGCCTCTTCATTACCTCTAATAACTGCTGTGAAAATGTCAGAGGGTGATGCATTCTTACCACCCGCCCACACAAGCTTACCAACTGGATCGAGGGATAGTGTAGGGACATCTTTACCTAAGGCAAGAACTGTGAACCCATTGTCAAAACCTGAAGCgatgtaatttttcttaCCAGT includes these proteins:
- the SEC27 gene encoding coatomer subunit beta' (highly similar to uniprot|P41811 Saccharomyces cerevisiae YGL137W SEC27 Involved in beta'-subunit of yeast coatomer); its protein translation is MKLDIKKTFSNRSDRVKGIDFHPSEPWVLTTLYSGRVEIWNYETQTEVRSIQATDSPIRSGKFIARKNWIIVGCDDYRIRVFNYNTGEKVVDFEAHPDYIRSIAVHPTKPYLLSGSDDLTVKLWNWEKNWALEQTFEGHEHFVMCVAFNPKDPSTFASGCLDSTVKVWSLGQPTPNYTLTTGQERGVNFVDYYPLPDKPYMITSSDDLTVKIWDYQTKSCVATLEGHMSNVSFAVFHPTLPVIISGSEDGTLKIWNASTYKLEKTINLGLERSWCLATHPTGKKNYIASGFDNGFTVLALGKDVPTLSLDPVGKLVWAGGKNASPSDIFTAVIRGNEEAEESEPLLLQTKELGSVDVFPQSLVHSPNGRFVAVVGDGEYVIYTALAWRNRSFGKCHGFVWGPDSNSYAIVDETGQVRYFKNFKEVTSWSIPLQYGVERLFGGGLLGAKSDGFIYFFDWENGNLVRRVDINARDVIWSDNGELVMILNTEEGRGDEASAYSLAFNKDVYEEAVTKGEIDEDNGVDDAFDVLHELNESITSGKWVGDVFICTTSTNRLNYFVGGKTYNLAHLTKEMYMLGYLVRDNKVYLADREIHTYGYNVSLELLEFQTLTLRGELEEAMNTILPNVESKDTLSKIARFLEGQELYEEALKTSPDTDQKFDLALKVGQLTLAYEILGEEESELRWRSLGDASLQKYNFKLASEAYMKAHDLESLFLLHSSFNNTEGLLSVAKDAEALGKYNLSFKAYFIAGDVESAKNLLVKLGKFPEAALLSVTYGIESDGVNSVVTKWKESLKADGKTAIADRICFSEKNAPNASPLIDIDSAPSGKEETDEQASPAEAAEEVVNEDTQPKESQTTEEPQEPTAAKPEAPVEKEESQTEVPTQEASETKEESKKE
- the MRM2 gene encoding 21S rRNA (uridine2791-2'-O) methyltransferase (similar to uniprot|P53123 Saccharomyces cerevisiae YGL136C MRM2 Mitochondrial 21S rRNA methyltransferase, required for methylation of U(2791) in 21S rRNA; MRM2 deletion confers thermosensitive respiration and loss of mitochondrial DNA; has similarity to Spb1p and Trm7p, and to E. coli FtsJ/RrmJ), which codes for MLSIHSLRLNLCFRGVSRPLGHFRFNSQGRWLDRQSNDHYTKEAKVQGLRSRAAFKLMELDDKFHLFQGDKHKHQRVLDLGFAPGAWSQVAQRRIGPNGMVLGVDILPCEPPKGVHSIQANILSRKTHELIRLYFSRHFQLYKSDHLHEHHGYFQHRLEEQLGLIKNTDAYDEIFDVGLSSGKVDRFPIDTIISDMYECWPQITGYWNNLTNAAYYRMANTSGVAIRDHYQSIDLADAALVTAIDLLRPRGNFVCKLYTGKEDKLFEKRLRKVFQRVNRFKPASSRGESKELYFIGLGKKDPIDKLDVFSV